A window from Bacillota bacterium encodes these proteins:
- the gcvPA gene encoding aminomethyl-transferring glycine dehydrogenase subunit GcvPA: MNYVPHTDRDRSEMLAQIGVSSVDDLFSDIPREVRLERDLRLPEAMSEYEIARHMAALAAKNTTTDEVVSFLGAGSYDHFVPSVVRHIVSRSEFYTAYTPYQAEMSQGMLQAIFEYQTLMCQLTAMDVSNASLYDGATAVAEAATMACRHTRRQQVVASVAVHPEYRATLKTYARNLGIDVTECGMRDGSTDLGELERLVSSRTACVVFQNPNFLGSVEAMAAAAEIAHKQGALFVACVDPISLGILAPPGEYGADIAVGEGQGLGNPMSFGGPYLGFLACRQEFIRNMPGRVAGETRDAQGRRGYILTLQAREQHIRRERATSNICSNEALLALATAVYLSWLGRDGIREVADLCLQKAHYAFDRITALPGFAPASSAPFFKEFAVRTPVPPEEVNAALLRSRILGGLPLSRYYPDLGDVMTIAVTEKRTKDEIDSLCSALEGLA, from the coding sequence ATGAACTACGTGCCCCACACAGACAGGGACCGTAGTGAGATGCTCGCTCAAATCGGAGTCTCCAGCGTGGATGATCTCTTCTCGGACATCCCTCGAGAGGTGAGGCTCGAGAGAGACCTGCGCCTCCCGGAAGCCATGTCCGAGTACGAGATCGCACGCCATATGGCGGCCCTCGCCGCCAAGAACACGACCACGGACGAGGTCGTGTCGTTCCTGGGCGCGGGATCCTACGACCACTTCGTGCCAAGCGTGGTCAGGCACATCGTCTCGCGTTCGGAGTTCTACACCGCTTACACGCCCTATCAAGCAGAGATGAGCCAGGGGATGCTGCAGGCCATCTTCGAATACCAGACGCTCATGTGCCAGCTTACCGCGATGGATGTGAGCAACGCGTCACTCTATGACGGTGCGACAGCGGTCGCGGAGGCGGCGACGATGGCGTGCCGCCACACCCGGCGTCAGCAGGTGGTGGCATCCGTGGCGGTACATCCGGAGTACCGCGCCACTCTGAAGACCTATGCCAGGAACCTGGGCATCGACGTGACCGAGTGTGGGATGCGCGACGGCTCCACCGACCTCGGGGAGCTGGAGCGGCTCGTGTCGTCAAGGACCGCTTGTGTGGTCTTTCAGAACCCGAACTTCCTAGGCTCGGTGGAGGCTATGGCCGCAGCAGCGGAGATCGCCCACAAGCAGGGGGCGCTCTTCGTAGCGTGCGTCGATCCCATCTCCCTCGGCATCCTCGCTCCCCCCGGGGAATATGGGGCTGACATAGCCGTCGGCGAAGGTCAGGGTCTTGGCAATCCCATGAGCTTTGGTGGACCTTACCTCGGTTTTCTCGCGTGCCGGCAGGAGTTCATAAGGAACATGCCTGGACGGGTCGCCGGCGAGACTCGGGATGCCCAGGGACGTCGGGGCTACATCCTGACCCTTCAGGCCAGGGAGCAGCACATCAGAAGGGAACGGGCGACCTCCAACATTTGCTCCAACGAGGCGCTCCTTGCCCTCGCGACGGCGGTCTACCTCTCGTGGCTAGGGAGGGACGGCATCAGGGAGGTTGCCGACCTCTGCCTGCAAAAGGCGCACTACGCATTCGATAGGATCACTGCGCTCCCGGGGTTCGCGCCGGCGAGCTCGGCTCCGTTCTTCAAGGAATTCGCCGTCCGGACGCCCGTTCCGCCTGAAGAGGTGAACGCTGCTCTCCTTCGTTCGCGGATTCTCGGCGGACTGCCGCTCAGCCGATACTACCCGGACCTTGGCGATGTCATGACGATCGCTGTGACTGAGAAGCGCACGAAAGACGAGATCGACTCACTTTGCAGCGCACTGGAGGGATTGGCATGA
- the gcvH gene encoding glycine cleavage system protein GcvH yields the protein MYPQDLKYTEKHEWVRVEGRLATVGITSHAQEQLGAIVGVGLPDEGAGVKQRDPLADLDSMKTADQVFAPVSGKVSKVNRALEEHPELINEDPYGDGWVAVIEMEDPSELDGLMSAAQYEAFVAEEASKG from the coding sequence ATGTATCCACAGGACCTGAAATACACCGAGAAGCATGAGTGGGTTCGAGTGGAAGGCCGCCTCGCGACCGTGGGTATCACCTCTCATGCCCAGGAGCAACTGGGCGCGATAGTGGGAGTCGGCCTTCCGGACGAGGGAGCCGGGGTGAAGCAGCGCGATCCGCTTGCGGACCTCGATTCCATGAAGACGGCCGATCAGGTGTTCGCCCCCGTGAGCGGCAAGGTCTCCAAGGTCAACCGGGCGCTCGAGGAGCACCCTGAGCTGATCAACGAGGATCCGTACGGGGATGGATGGGTGGCGGTCATAGAGATGGAGGATCCGAGCGAGCTCGACGGCCTCATGAGCGCCGCACAGTACGAAGCCTTCGTTGCCGAGGAGGCGAGCAAAGGATGA